One window of the Anaeromyxobacter dehalogenans 2CP-C genome contains the following:
- a CDS encoding response regulator yields the protein MGSRKVLIVDDSKAVIDALTVAFEDAGFEVATAADGEEVFRKMASVEPDAVLLDVYMPRLNGADVCRLLKAHPHWRKTRLVLMSSRIGEGERDVYRRLGADEVLRKPFDAAAALAAVAGPDGAPRA from the coding sequence ATGGGCAGCCGGAAGGTCCTCATCGTGGACGACTCGAAGGCGGTGATCGACGCGCTCACCGTCGCGTTCGAGGACGCCGGCTTCGAGGTGGCGACCGCCGCCGACGGCGAGGAGGTCTTCCGCAAGATGGCCTCGGTCGAGCCCGACGCGGTGCTGCTCGACGTCTACATGCCGCGGCTGAACGGGGCAGACGTCTGCCGCCTGCTCAAGGCGCACCCGCACTGGCGGAAGACGCGCCTCGTCCTCATGTCCTCGCGGATCGGCGAGGGCGAGCGCGACGTCTACCGCCGGCTCGGCGCCGACGAGGTCCTGCGCAAGCCGTTCGACGCCGCCGCCGCCCTGGCGGCCGTGGCGGGGCCCGACGGCGCGCCGCGCGCCTGA
- the gltX gene encoding glutamate--tRNA ligase → MDKPRVRFAPSPTGYLHIGGARTALFNWLWARRNGGTFVLRIEDTDRERSTQLAVDAILDGLRWLGLDWDEGPGVGGPHPPYFQTERLDLYKAHAERLIREGKAYACYCTREELDAQRKQAEAEKRQFRYPGTCRDEPYDPSRPHVVRFRVPDAGATSWNDLVKGVISTPHDTLQDEVILRGDGVPLYNFGAVVDDITMEINLVGRGDDHVNNTARQILMYEALGYPVPTFAHFPMILGADKARLSKRHGATSVTAYRDLGFLPQAVVNYLVRLGWSHGDQELFTLDELVRYFDLKDVGATAGVFNLEKMAWVNHEWLKRLSPEELAKLALPHFRAAGLPAEDDEKLRHVCAVARERAKTLGEYVQQFRYFYAPIALDPKAKAKFLTADTRPVLQAVRDAIAALPALETQAVEQVFHGEAERRGVGLGKVAQPARVALTGGTASPGMYDVVQILGKDETLRRLDEAIRVAGQPG, encoded by the coding sequence ATGGACAAGCCCCGCGTACGCTTCGCCCCCTCCCCCACCGGTTACCTCCACATCGGCGGCGCCCGCACGGCGCTGTTCAACTGGCTCTGGGCGCGGCGCAACGGCGGCACCTTCGTCCTCCGCATCGAGGACACCGATCGCGAGCGCTCCACGCAGCTCGCCGTGGACGCCATCCTCGACGGGCTGCGCTGGCTCGGCCTCGACTGGGACGAGGGCCCGGGCGTGGGCGGGCCGCACCCGCCCTACTTCCAGACCGAGCGGCTCGACCTGTACAAGGCGCACGCCGAGCGGCTCATCCGGGAGGGCAAGGCGTACGCGTGCTACTGCACGCGCGAGGAGCTGGACGCGCAGCGCAAGCAGGCGGAGGCCGAGAAGCGCCAGTTCCGGTATCCGGGCACCTGCCGCGACGAGCCCTACGATCCCTCGCGACCGCACGTGGTCCGCTTCCGCGTGCCGGACGCCGGCGCCACGAGCTGGAACGACCTCGTGAAGGGCGTCATCTCCACGCCGCACGACACGCTGCAGGACGAGGTGATCCTGCGCGGCGACGGCGTGCCGCTCTACAACTTCGGCGCGGTGGTGGACGACATCACCATGGAGATCAACCTGGTCGGCCGCGGCGACGACCACGTGAACAACACCGCCCGCCAGATCCTCATGTACGAGGCGCTCGGCTACCCGGTGCCGACGTTCGCGCACTTCCCGATGATCCTGGGCGCGGACAAGGCCCGGCTCTCGAAGCGCCACGGCGCCACCAGCGTCACCGCGTACCGCGACCTGGGCTTCCTGCCCCAGGCGGTGGTGAACTACCTCGTCCGCCTGGGCTGGTCGCACGGGGACCAGGAGCTGTTCACGCTGGACGAGCTCGTCCGCTACTTCGACCTGAAGGACGTGGGCGCGACCGCGGGCGTGTTCAACCTGGAGAAGATGGCCTGGGTGAACCACGAGTGGCTGAAGCGGCTCTCGCCGGAGGAGCTGGCGAAGCTGGCGCTGCCGCACTTCCGCGCCGCCGGCCTGCCCGCCGAGGACGACGAGAAGCTCCGGCACGTCTGCGCCGTCGCGCGCGAGCGCGCGAAGACGCTGGGCGAGTACGTGCAGCAGTTCCGCTACTTCTACGCGCCCATCGCGCTCGACCCGAAGGCGAAGGCCAAGTTCCTGACCGCCGACACGAGGCCGGTGCTCCAGGCAGTCCGCGACGCCATCGCCGCGCTCCCCGCGCTCGAGACGCAGGCCGTGGAGCAGGTGTTCCACGGCGAGGCCGAGCGCCGCGGGGTGGGCCTCGGCAAGGTGGCGCAGCCGGCCCGGGTGGCGCTCACCGGCGGCACCGCCTCCCCGGGCATGTACGACGTGGTGCAGATCCTCGGGAAGGACGAGACGCTGCGGCGGCTCGACGAGGCCATCCGGGTCGCCGGCCAGCCGGGCTGA
- a CDS encoding MopE-related protein — protein MTPARSSLGRKLWPGLAPLALVAGVLPLLAPTCGDLQPGPKVFSRGSLVIPTDRCYQFQTDGATGTGQPAGCPQAADPGDAIKAYGLVYQLIRNDVAVYWAIDPAKASLTAHDFAIQYDGGFPALSYDWASGGTGAPPTQDHVIRYMGGPFVVDGADQAKAFAVLQRYRATFEAVNVHVANVAFRAPVAKVMAGGWSAGGAVPPKLALLDIGSGNLTSTSPVTVTSAKNAEPVISGYLARAGIGSGTAAGTAAGPHGEIYDRLGIEDFQPAPGSTDYRTSRFFQNGYQILWVPHWVAPGSCSSFGSNSACASSLYPPAKVDQVLRTIAGFVKDGKDVFAECAGLGSFEGAFKRGSNGSYTLDYSDGFEDVAAGLSTRFQTTTGVRYNELPTSPFPAPAVVGSFASPLMQLGDFPFKPLTGAVEDYRPADASSGGAYRPGVQRLIGASDPYGTWDYFTLRPADATRGTVVYLAGHSYSGVQGSFQIAGSRLVLNTLFNLGAGCTESGVSCDTGRLGVCGKGVLRCSASGEPVCEQVKGPAAEVCNGLDDDCDGLVDEDLEQACYGGPPGTENVGVCHAGVSTCARAADGSYAMTACAGAVLPSAESCNGLDDDCDGQADEDLTQACYYGPERSLDPVTRQPRGACRAGAQACTAGSWGACTGQVLPQPEVCLAEGGGGTASDEDCDGAIDNGCQACTEGVQRACYTGPAGTAGVGLCLAGVQTCGPGGQWSNCAGEVLPSAEQCRDGIDQNCNGMADDGPPACAACRAGETETCYDGPAGTAGVGLCAAGARACVGGEFAGACAGQLLPAPELCDGQDNDCDGGVDDGASCGDGFACVHGVCVPSTCGVELPCPEGYTCGAGGACERGTCGGAVCPDGLACSYGACNDRCAGVECGDGAVCARGTGTCVGGSCYLAGCPAGEACRGGACVADPCAGLTCPAGTFCRQGDCVQACTFVTCPTGQKCGADGFCEPDACAGRTCAPDQRCQAGACVADPCAHLGCGRGQVCRDGTCLDDPCSGVTCPAGACIDGQCYAAGSAPVHGTPPASAGGGGGCASAGGDAGLLSALGALLALAALRRARRGGGPAVRSALALAALLGSACKGGGDAKGFDPASCETSCEGEQRCIDLRSDPAHCGMCGNACGAGQVCAAATCGPGGPVAPYVRQLTPGAAPRGGLASVTVELSGDRFAAGATVRTASDAGTRTWPAELTGAGQLRVQLALADAPAGALWLRVVNPDHVISNAVRFDVVSPEPHLAAVTPAAAPAGAVTTLLVEGTGLGTASRCRIRGDRLAEQGLPSAPGDAGLTCTLDATLLPPGAGYQLWVVNDAIPSPLVSNALPFAVVSQVPVAAEVSPSGGGAGELVSLTVTGDGFDLASRVVFDGVEQPTTYVDANRLLVGQLRLPGCAVGTCTSEVWVRSGQDADSSRLAFVVGASPARITGFSPATAYQGDTVTLAFAGTGLPADAQVQVQPPGGAFRPPLPSTVDAAGTSVAAPLSLAGEPEGAWLARVWFPGAGAASATWTLRVLSNQAILQAASVRGREQGAAAVPVTLTAANLRPPLADVRVIFTGAAAELVPTGTTATSVTVSLSTVGLDTGSYALQVRNPGATPSNALSFNVTPGAPTLAGVSPASARQSDVPVTVTLTGTNFARPDASGTGGSAVMVTSDLMPGWPGAPTFQAVPGTVTVESPTRITVQLDTRAAYAAPGSGTAYRIAVWNPGGPTPPQRSDAGQAASSLPAFTVLP, from the coding sequence ATGACCCCCGCTCGCTCGTCTCTTGGTCGTAAGCTCTGGCCTGGCCTCGCCCCGCTCGCGCTCGTCGCAGGCGTGCTGCCGCTGCTCGCCCCGACCTGCGGGGACCTGCAGCCCGGCCCCAAGGTCTTCTCCCGCGGCTCCCTCGTCATCCCGACGGACCGCTGCTACCAGTTCCAGACCGACGGCGCGACCGGCACCGGCCAGCCCGCCGGCTGCCCGCAGGCGGCCGACCCGGGCGACGCCATCAAGGCGTACGGCCTCGTCTACCAGCTCATCCGCAACGACGTGGCGGTCTACTGGGCGATCGATCCGGCCAAGGCCTCGCTCACCGCCCACGACTTCGCCATCCAGTACGACGGCGGGTTCCCGGCGCTCTCGTACGACTGGGCCAGCGGCGGCACCGGCGCCCCGCCCACGCAGGACCACGTGATCCGCTACATGGGCGGGCCGTTCGTGGTGGACGGCGCCGACCAGGCCAAGGCCTTCGCGGTGCTGCAGCGCTACAGGGCCACCTTCGAGGCGGTGAACGTCCACGTGGCGAACGTGGCGTTCCGCGCGCCGGTCGCCAAGGTGATGGCGGGCGGGTGGAGCGCCGGCGGCGCGGTGCCGCCCAAGCTCGCGCTGCTCGACATCGGCTCGGGCAACCTGACCTCCACCTCGCCGGTGACGGTCACCTCGGCGAAGAACGCCGAGCCGGTGATCTCCGGCTACCTCGCCCGCGCCGGCATCGGCTCGGGCACGGCCGCCGGCACCGCCGCGGGGCCGCACGGCGAGATCTACGACCGGCTGGGCATCGAGGACTTCCAGCCGGCGCCCGGCTCCACCGACTACCGCACCAGCCGCTTCTTCCAGAACGGCTACCAGATCCTGTGGGTGCCGCACTGGGTGGCGCCCGGCTCCTGCTCCAGCTTCGGCAGCAACAGCGCCTGCGCGTCGTCGCTGTACCCGCCCGCCAAGGTGGACCAGGTGCTGCGGACCATCGCCGGGTTCGTGAAGGACGGGAAGGACGTGTTCGCGGAGTGCGCCGGCCTGGGCAGCTTCGAGGGCGCCTTCAAGCGCGGCTCCAACGGCTCGTACACCCTCGACTACTCCGACGGCTTCGAGGACGTGGCCGCCGGCCTCTCCACCCGGTTCCAGACCACCACCGGCGTCCGCTACAACGAGCTCCCCACCAGCCCGTTCCCCGCGCCCGCGGTGGTGGGCAGCTTCGCCTCGCCGCTCATGCAGCTCGGCGACTTCCCGTTCAAGCCGCTCACCGGCGCGGTGGAGGACTACCGCCCCGCCGACGCGTCCTCGGGCGGCGCGTACCGGCCCGGCGTGCAGCGCCTCATCGGCGCGAGCGATCCGTACGGCACCTGGGACTACTTCACGCTCCGGCCGGCCGACGCGACGCGCGGCACCGTCGTGTACCTGGCCGGCCACAGCTACTCCGGCGTCCAGGGCAGCTTCCAGATCGCGGGCTCGCGCCTGGTGCTGAACACGCTCTTCAACCTGGGCGCGGGCTGCACCGAGAGCGGCGTCTCCTGCGACACGGGCCGGCTGGGCGTGTGCGGCAAGGGCGTCCTGCGCTGCTCCGCCTCCGGCGAGCCCGTCTGCGAGCAGGTGAAGGGCCCGGCCGCCGAGGTCTGCAACGGCCTGGACGACGACTGCGACGGCCTGGTGGACGAGGACCTCGAGCAGGCCTGCTACGGCGGGCCGCCCGGCACCGAGAACGTGGGCGTGTGCCACGCCGGCGTGTCCACCTGCGCCCGGGCCGCCGACGGCAGCTACGCGATGACCGCGTGCGCCGGCGCGGTGCTGCCCTCGGCGGAGAGCTGCAACGGCCTCGACGACGACTGCGACGGCCAGGCCGACGAGGACCTCACCCAGGCCTGCTACTACGGGCCGGAGCGCAGCCTCGACCCCGTGACGCGGCAGCCGCGCGGCGCCTGCCGCGCCGGCGCGCAGGCGTGCACCGCCGGGAGCTGGGGCGCGTGCACCGGCCAGGTGCTGCCGCAGCCGGAGGTGTGCCTGGCCGAGGGCGGCGGCGGCACCGCCTCGGACGAGGACTGCGACGGCGCCATCGACAACGGGTGCCAGGCCTGCACCGAGGGCGTCCAGCGCGCCTGCTACACCGGGCCCGCCGGCACCGCCGGCGTGGGGCTGTGCCTCGCCGGCGTGCAGACCTGCGGCCCCGGCGGCCAGTGGAGCAACTGCGCGGGCGAGGTCCTGCCGTCGGCGGAGCAGTGCCGCGACGGGATCGACCAGAACTGCAACGGCATGGCGGACGACGGGCCGCCGGCCTGCGCCGCCTGCCGGGCCGGCGAGACCGAGACCTGCTACGACGGCCCGGCCGGCACGGCCGGGGTGGGCCTGTGCGCGGCGGGGGCGCGCGCCTGCGTGGGCGGCGAGTTCGCCGGCGCCTGCGCCGGCCAGCTCCTGCCCGCGCCGGAGCTCTGCGACGGCCAGGACAACGACTGCGACGGCGGCGTGGACGACGGCGCCAGCTGCGGCGACGGCTTCGCCTGCGTCCACGGCGTGTGCGTGCCCTCCACCTGCGGCGTCGAGCTGCCCTGCCCCGAGGGCTACACCTGCGGCGCCGGCGGCGCCTGCGAGCGCGGCACCTGCGGCGGCGCCGTCTGCCCGGACGGCCTGGCCTGCTCGTACGGAGCGTGCAACGACCGCTGCGCGGGCGTGGAGTGCGGCGACGGCGCCGTCTGCGCGCGCGGCACCGGCACGTGCGTGGGCGGCAGCTGCTACCTGGCCGGCTGCCCGGCCGGCGAGGCGTGCCGCGGCGGCGCCTGCGTCGCCGACCCCTGCGCCGGCCTCACCTGCCCGGCCGGCACGTTCTGCCGGCAGGGCGACTGCGTGCAGGCGTGCACGTTCGTGACCTGCCCGACCGGCCAGAAGTGCGGCGCGGACGGCTTCTGCGAGCCGGACGCCTGCGCCGGACGGACCTGCGCGCCCGACCAGCGCTGCCAGGCGGGCGCGTGCGTGGCCGATCCCTGCGCCCACCTGGGCTGCGGCCGCGGGCAGGTGTGCCGCGACGGCACCTGCCTGGACGACCCGTGCTCCGGCGTGACCTGCCCGGCCGGCGCCTGCATCGACGGTCAGTGCTACGCCGCCGGCAGCGCGCCCGTCCACGGGACGCCCCCGGCCTCCGCCGGAGGGGGCGGCGGCTGCGCCTCGGCCGGCGGCGACGCGGGCCTGCTCTCCGCGCTCGGCGCGCTCCTCGCGCTGGCCGCGCTGCGCCGCGCGCGCCGCGGCGGGGGGCCGGCCGTGCGCTCCGCGCTCGCGCTCGCGGCCCTGCTCGGGAGCGCGTGCAAGGGCGGCGGCGACGCGAAGGGCTTCGATCCCGCCTCCTGCGAGACGAGCTGCGAGGGGGAGCAGCGCTGCATCGACCTGCGCAGCGACCCCGCGCACTGCGGCATGTGCGGCAACGCCTGCGGCGCCGGCCAGGTCTGCGCCGCCGCCACCTGCGGCCCGGGCGGCCCGGTGGCGCCGTACGTCCGGCAGCTGACGCCCGGCGCCGCGCCGCGCGGCGGCCTGGCGTCGGTGACGGTGGAGCTGTCGGGCGATCGCTTCGCGGCCGGCGCCACCGTGCGCACCGCCTCGGACGCCGGCACGCGCACCTGGCCCGCGGAGCTGACCGGAGCCGGCCAGCTCCGCGTCCAGCTCGCGCTCGCCGACGCGCCCGCGGGCGCGCTCTGGCTGCGGGTGGTCAACCCGGACCACGTGATCTCCAACGCGGTCCGCTTCGACGTGGTGAGCCCCGAGCCGCACCTGGCCGCGGTCACGCCCGCGGCCGCGCCCGCCGGCGCCGTCACCACGCTCCTGGTGGAGGGCACGGGCCTCGGCACCGCGAGCCGCTGCCGGATCCGCGGCGACCGGCTGGCCGAGCAGGGGCTCCCCTCGGCGCCGGGAGATGCCGGCCTCACGTGCACGCTCGACGCCACGCTCCTGCCGCCGGGCGCCGGCTACCAGCTCTGGGTCGTGAACGACGCGATCCCCTCGCCGCTCGTCTCCAACGCCCTCCCGTTCGCGGTGGTGAGCCAGGTGCCGGTCGCGGCGGAGGTGAGCCCGAGCGGCGGCGGCGCGGGCGAGCTCGTCTCGCTCACCGTGACCGGCGACGGCTTCGACCTCGCGAGCCGCGTGGTGTTCGACGGCGTCGAGCAGCCCACCACCTACGTGGACGCGAACCGCCTGCTGGTCGGCCAGCTCCGGCTCCCCGGGTGCGCGGTGGGCACCTGCACCTCCGAGGTCTGGGTGCGCAGCGGCCAGGACGCGGACTCGAGCCGGCTCGCGTTCGTGGTGGGCGCCTCCCCGGCGCGGATCACCGGCTTCTCCCCCGCGACCGCGTACCAGGGCGACACGGTGACGCTCGCCTTCGCGGGCACCGGCCTCCCCGCCGACGCGCAGGTGCAGGTGCAGCCGCCCGGCGGCGCCTTCCGCCCGCCGCTCCCCTCGACCGTGGACGCGGCCGGCACCTCGGTGGCCGCCCCGCTGTCGCTCGCGGGCGAGCCCGAGGGCGCGTGGCTCGCGCGCGTGTGGTTCCCCGGCGCCGGCGCCGCGTCGGCCACCTGGACCCTGCGCGTGCTGTCCAACCAGGCCATCCTGCAGGCCGCCAGCGTGCGCGGCCGCGAGCAAGGCGCGGCCGCCGTGCCGGTGACGCTCACCGCCGCGAACCTGCGGCCGCCGCTCGCCGACGTGCGGGTGATCTTCACCGGCGCCGCCGCCGAGCTGGTCCCCACCGGCACCACCGCGACCAGCGTCACGGTGAGCCTCTCCACCGTGGGCCTGGACACCGGCTCGTACGCGCTGCAGGTCCGCAACCCCGGGGCCACCCCGTCCAACGCGCTCTCGTTCAACGTCACGCCGGGCGCGCCCACGCTCGCGGGCGTCAGCCCTGCCTCGGCCCGCCAGTCCGACGTGCCGGTCACGGTCACCCTCACCGGCACCAACTTCGCGAGGCCCGACGCCTCCGGCACCGGCGGGTCGGCGGTGATGGTGACCTCCGATCTCATGCCGGGCTGGCCCGGCGCGCCCACCTTCCAGGCCGTGCCGGGGACGGTGACGGTGGAGAGCCCGACCCGGATCACGGTCCAGCTCGACACGCGCGCGGCGTACGCCGCGCCGGGCAGCGGCACCGCCTACCGCATCGCGGTGTGGAACCCGGGCGGCCCGACCCCGCCGCAGCGCTCCGACGCCGGGCAGGCCGCCTCGTCGCTGCCCGCCTTCACCGTGCTCCCCTGA
- a CDS encoding peptidase M10 — protein sequence MSARAIAAALALLAAWPAQAYQRSCATNGGLTVCFYWPDPSAVTWKVNPVRGGDSPSCQPSSAGDPAVQAAQAAFAAWEGATRAGASAPCAHVSLPFGGTTSTAIAQTGMGTSGEHVVAFRKGWCSDLAAARADACYSSASCDNEYDCFDDEGGLGRSVLAITTIIYNPNTGAIQDADTEVADWSGAGAGVTGIGGAPEGWYFTCGSDSTLGQTCGTYGQAGCGYEDLQNTLTHEAGHFIGLAHPCESKAVGSTPACASLPPGSDAVTMYPTAPPKEIQKRTLAADDVEGVCAIYTAAGPVQEISGKKSGGGGGCSAGGGGALGALLLAGAALLPRLRPSTPRRRGRRYARDERDPVQRTTTPA from the coding sequence ATGAGCGCGCGCGCGATCGCGGCGGCGCTGGCGCTCCTCGCCGCGTGGCCGGCGCAGGCCTACCAGCGGTCCTGCGCGACGAACGGTGGCCTCACGGTCTGCTTCTACTGGCCGGATCCCTCGGCCGTGACCTGGAAGGTGAACCCGGTGCGCGGCGGCGACTCGCCGAGCTGCCAGCCCTCCTCCGCCGGCGATCCGGCGGTGCAGGCCGCGCAGGCCGCGTTCGCCGCCTGGGAGGGCGCCACGCGCGCGGGCGCGAGCGCGCCGTGCGCCCACGTCTCCCTGCCGTTCGGCGGGACCACCAGCACCGCCATCGCGCAGACGGGCATGGGGACGAGCGGCGAGCACGTGGTGGCCTTCCGGAAGGGCTGGTGCTCGGACCTCGCGGCGGCGCGGGCGGACGCCTGCTACTCGAGCGCCTCGTGCGACAACGAGTACGACTGCTTCGACGACGAGGGCGGGCTGGGCAGGAGCGTGCTCGCCATCACCACCATCATCTACAACCCGAACACGGGGGCGATCCAGGACGCCGACACCGAGGTGGCGGACTGGAGCGGCGCGGGCGCCGGCGTGACCGGGATCGGCGGCGCGCCGGAGGGCTGGTACTTCACCTGCGGGAGCGACTCGACGCTCGGGCAGACCTGCGGGACGTACGGGCAGGCGGGCTGCGGCTACGAGGACCTGCAGAACACGCTCACGCACGAGGCCGGCCACTTCATCGGGCTGGCGCATCCGTGCGAGAGCAAGGCGGTCGGATCCACCCCGGCCTGCGCCAGCCTGCCGCCGGGATCGGACGCCGTCACCATGTACCCGACCGCCCCGCCGAAGGAGATCCAGAAGCGGACGCTGGCGGCGGACGACGTCGAGGGCGTCTGCGCGATCTACACCGCGGCGGGCCCGGTCCAGGAGATCAGCGGCAAGAAGAGCGGCGGCGGCGGCGGGTGCAGCGCGGGCGGCGGCGGCGCGCTGGGCGCCCTGCTCCTCGCGGGCGCGGCGCTGCTGCCGCGGCTGCGTCCCTCGACTCCGCGCCGCCGAGGGCGGCGCTACGCTCGGGACGAGCGGGATCCCGTTCAGCGCACGACCACGCCGGCGTAG
- the amrB gene encoding AmmeMemoRadiSam system protein B: MRTFRLPMIPGVILDPAMVREPAVAGAFYDARAATLAAEVDGWLSAGGAPAPALGVLVPHAGYVYSGAVAGATFARVAVPPRAIVLGPNHTGLGHAAAALWPGGAWRTPLGTVPVDAELTAALAAAPGVAGDRLAHLREHSLEVEVPFLQRARPGVAIAALCLGPLSFAECEALGTAVGAAARAAGALVVASSDMSHYLPAAEARRRDRRALERLLALDAEGLYDVVRREGITMCGIVPATVMLVAARALGATGAELVRYAHSGEVSGDDDAVVGYAGVVVR; the protein is encoded by the coding sequence ATGAGGACCTTCCGGCTGCCCATGATCCCGGGCGTTATACTCGATCCCGCCATGGTCCGGGAGCCTGCGGTCGCGGGAGCGTTCTACGACGCCCGGGCGGCGACGCTCGCCGCCGAGGTGGACGGCTGGCTGTCGGCCGGCGGCGCGCCCGCCCCGGCGCTCGGGGTGCTGGTGCCGCACGCCGGCTACGTCTACTCGGGCGCGGTGGCCGGCGCGACGTTCGCGCGCGTGGCGGTGCCGCCGCGCGCCATCGTGCTCGGCCCCAACCACACCGGCCTCGGGCACGCCGCTGCCGCCCTGTGGCCCGGCGGCGCCTGGCGCACGCCGCTCGGCACCGTGCCGGTGGACGCCGAGCTCACCGCCGCGCTGGCGGCCGCGCCCGGCGTCGCCGGCGACCGGCTCGCCCACCTCCGCGAGCACTCGCTGGAGGTCGAGGTGCCGTTCCTGCAGCGCGCCCGGCCCGGCGTCGCCATCGCGGCGCTGTGCCTCGGGCCGCTCTCCTTCGCCGAGTGCGAGGCGCTCGGGACCGCGGTGGGGGCGGCGGCGCGGGCGGCCGGCGCGCTGGTGGTCGCGTCCTCGGACATGAGCCACTACCTCCCGGCCGCCGAGGCCCGCCGGCGCGACCGGCGCGCGCTGGAGCGGCTGCTCGCGCTCGACGCCGAGGGGCTCTACGACGTGGTGCGCCGGGAGGGGATCACCATGTGCGGCATCGTGCCGGCCACGGTGATGCTGGTGGCGGCCCGCGCCCTCGGCGCGACCGGCGCCGAGCTGGTGCGGTACGCGCACTCCGGCGAGGTGAGCGGCGACGACGACGCGGTGGTGGGCTACGCCGGCGTGGTCGTGCGCTGA